One window from the genome of Fulvivirga lutea encodes:
- a CDS encoding TolB-like translocation protein yields the protein MNKFKYIVTCLLLMAFSVASAQVSNEKFGRNRLQYKQFEWHYLSSDNFDVYFYRGSEKIAREVSEFLEEEFDKVTDIIGYPPYFKTKVFLYNSISDLQQSNVGIGKGTFTPGGETNFVKPYIEVANPGTVSALKEELLVEVATLMVNEMMFGGSLKDMFQSAVLLNLPEWFISGAALYVAKGWTIEMDDYARKLVETKHARKFNRLTGKEAALAGQSLWNFIAHKYGRSNISNILNYTRIIRNEEKSLTITLGVSFEQLMFEWQNFYIDNARQVQQNYETPSFENSITGEKNRKGVFYNAVKISPDGKKVAFTENNHGRYKVIVKEIESGNENIVLRGGYKVIGQEIDYSLPVLDWADDNTLGVIYSKLGQMNLLLYDLQTNSSIPRVLERMEQVRSMEFSSNGRLIVVSAVVGGRNDIYLLSTRRDRTKRLTNDVFDDIDPSFVPNSSTIVFSSNRVCDTLDVKKQDIEEVSENYNLFFFDLDTTKNILHRVTNTISKDVQPMAISANKIYYISDQRGIRNLFSYDIQSGIYSQVTNLSQSIDEYDLNFNTSLFAYSSTFKGNDFIYLDENFNYNQQTFTPQTMRQQVLQAKAFTARRQANKTEGLTIEQIVEQRLQDKRKRDEEEKARLDSVNQSLPDTVSSDVIDTKNYTFDVKPEPEAEPEPEEEIINTDNYTFDSDILREERPESFLAQYRQTRQGTRISGPFDAETRFSVDNLLTSFVIDPLRGFGVLLEVEMNDMLENHKFNGGVTAITDLRSGDFFGQYQYLKSYIDFSARVDRNVIFWENDFNLQQYSKNSIELGASIPFNTKTRFSLKPFYTFTVFENLLPRTLAPPSGPTFLPVENEDYIGGAAEFVFDNSIINGMNLIEGSRAKISLKHYESLNNKERSFSNFKADLRHYQKLHREIVLAFRGFYGTFFGRAPKTYLLGGVDNWILRDQNEDGRDNPLQNDSERTNPDLLFVEYATALRGFDYAEFYGNNVLMFNAELRVPIVRYLSGGPISSNFFRNLQFTGFFDIGSAWSGKSPFSDDNSISNVTIEEGGFQIDLRNFQNPWLYSYGVGFRTMILGYYMKLDVAWPVEDFVTQDVRYQVSLGYDF from the coding sequence ATGAATAAATTCAAGTACATAGTAACATGTTTGTTGTTGATGGCCTTTTCAGTTGCATCTGCACAGGTATCGAATGAAAAGTTTGGGAGAAACAGGTTACAATACAAGCAGTTCGAATGGCATTACTTAAGTTCTGACAACTTTGATGTTTATTTTTATCGCGGCAGTGAAAAGATTGCCCGAGAGGTGAGTGAATTTTTAGAAGAGGAGTTTGATAAAGTAACAGACATCATTGGTTATCCACCGTATTTTAAGACCAAGGTTTTCTTATACAATTCAATTTCAGATTTACAGCAAAGCAATGTAGGTATTGGAAAAGGAACTTTCACTCCAGGAGGAGAAACGAACTTTGTAAAACCATATATTGAAGTAGCTAATCCGGGAACAGTATCTGCATTAAAAGAGGAGCTGTTGGTAGAAGTTGCCACCTTAATGGTAAACGAAATGATGTTCGGGGGTAGTTTGAAAGATATGTTTCAAAGTGCCGTGCTCTTAAACTTGCCTGAATGGTTTATTTCTGGTGCTGCTTTATATGTGGCTAAGGGCTGGACCATTGAAATGGATGATTATGCTCGAAAACTTGTGGAAACCAAGCACGCTAGAAAGTTTAATAGACTAACAGGAAAGGAAGCTGCCTTGGCAGGCCAATCGCTATGGAATTTTATTGCGCATAAGTATGGTAGAAGCAATATTTCCAACATTCTAAACTATACGAGAATAATAAGAAACGAAGAGAAGAGTTTGACCATAACTCTTGGTGTTTCTTTTGAACAGCTGATGTTCGAGTGGCAAAATTTTTACATTGATAATGCCAGGCAGGTTCAGCAAAATTATGAAACACCATCGTTTGAGAACTCTATTACGGGAGAGAAAAATAGAAAGGGGGTTTTTTACAATGCAGTAAAAATTAGTCCTGATGGAAAGAAGGTTGCCTTTACGGAAAATAATCATGGTAGGTACAAAGTAATTGTGAAAGAGATTGAAAGTGGGAATGAAAATATTGTTTTAAGGGGTGGTTATAAGGTTATTGGTCAGGAAATAGACTATTCGCTGCCTGTATTAGATTGGGCTGATGATAATACGCTGGGTGTAATCTACAGCAAATTGGGGCAGATGAATTTGCTGTTGTATGATCTGCAAACAAATAGCAGCATACCGCGAGTTTTAGAAAGAATGGAACAAGTTAGGTCGATGGAGTTTTCCAGTAATGGTAGACTAATAGTGGTTAGTGCCGTTGTTGGAGGAAGAAATGACATTTACCTATTAAGTACGAGACGAGACAGAACAAAAAGGTTAACAAACGATGTATTTGACGATATTGACCCGTCATTTGTACCTAATTCGAGTACCATAGTTTTTAGCTCTAATAGAGTGTGCGACACGTTGGACGTGAAAAAGCAGGATATTGAGGAAGTAAGCGAAAATTATAACCTTTTCTTTTTTGATCTTGATACCACTAAAAATATACTACATAGGGTAACCAATACAATCAGCAAAGATGTTCAACCTATGGCAATTAGTGCCAATAAAATCTATTACATCAGTGATCAACGAGGAATTCGTAACTTATTCAGTTATGATATTCAGTCAGGCATCTACTCACAAGTAACCAACCTATCTCAAAGCATCGATGAGTATGATTTAAATTTTAACACTTCCTTATTTGCCTATTCATCCACTTTTAAGGGTAACGACTTTATTTATCTCGATGAAAACTTTAATTACAACCAACAGACATTTACACCTCAAACAATGAGGCAGCAGGTGTTGCAGGCGAAGGCATTTACTGCAAGAAGGCAGGCTAATAAAACAGAGGGCCTTACTATAGAGCAAATTGTTGAACAGCGATTACAGGATAAAAGAAAAAGAGATGAAGAGGAAAAAGCAAGGTTGGATAGTGTGAATCAGTCCTTGCCGGATACTGTAAGTTCGGACGTTATAGACACAAAAAACTACACGTTTGATGTTAAACCGGAGCCTGAAGCAGAACCTGAACCCGAAGAAGAAATAATAAATACAGACAATTATACTTTTGATTCTGATATTTTAAGAGAAGAAAGGCCAGAGTCATTTTTAGCTCAGTACAGGCAAACAAGGCAGGGAACCAGAATTAGCGGGCCATTTGATGCAGAAACACGCTTTAGCGTAGATAATTTACTTACTTCTTTTGTGATAGATCCTCTAAGAGGCTTTGGCGTTCTGCTGGAAGTTGAGATGAATGATATGCTGGAGAATCATAAATTTAATGGCGGAGTAACTGCTATTACAGACCTTAGAAGCGGTGACTTTTTTGGGCAGTATCAATACCTAAAATCATATATAGATTTTAGCGCGAGAGTTGACCGAAACGTTATTTTTTGGGAGAACGATTTCAATTTACAGCAGTATAGCAAAAATAGTATCGAACTCGGAGCATCGATTCCGTTCAATACCAAAACCAGATTTTCTCTCAAGCCGTTTTACACATTTACTGTTTTTGAAAACTTGTTACCGAGAACATTGGCACCACCATCTGGCCCTACGTTTTTACCTGTTGAAAATGAAGACTACATAGGAGGCGCAGCTGAATTTGTTTTTGATAATTCAATTATCAATGGAATGAATTTGATAGAGGGTAGCCGAGCAAAAATAAGTTTAAAACATTATGAGAGCTTAAATAACAAAGAAAGAAGCTTTAGTAATTTCAAAGCCGACTTAAGACACTATCAAAAACTTCACAGAGAAATCGTGCTTGCTTTCAGAGGGTTTTACGGAACGTTCTTTGGCAGAGCTCCTAAGACCTATTTGCTGGGTGGTGTCGATAACTGGATACTGAGAGATCAAAATGAAGATGGTAGAGATAACCCTCTGCAAAATGATAGCGAAAGGACTAACCCTGATTTACTTTTTGTAGAATATGCTACAGCACTACGGGGCTTCGATTATGCCGAATTTTATGGTAATAATGTTTTGATGTTCAACGCAGAGCTGAGAGTGCCCATTGTGAGATACTTAAGTGGCGGCCCAATTAGCTCAAACTTCTTTAGAAACTTACAATTTACTGGCTTCTTTGATATTGGATCAGCTTGGTCTGGCAAATCTCCTTTTAGTGATGATAATAGCATAAGCAATGTAACTATAGAGGAAGGGGGCTTTCAAATTGACCTTAGAAACTTCCAAAATCCATGGTTATACAGCTATGGTGTAGGCTTCAGAACTATGATATTAGGTTATTATATGAAGTTGGATGTTGCCTGGCCGGTGGAAGATTTTGTAACACAAGACGTTAGGTATCAGGTATCATTAGGATACGATTTCTAA
- a CDS encoding NAD(P)/FAD-dependent oxidoreductase — protein MNKDFDFIIVGKGLAGITLAHHLVKLGKSVLLFDDKDGQSSSRVAAGLYNPVTGRKMVKTWKADQLFSYLESYYLEVQKLSEEEFFIPRAIYRPFLSTEEQNEWSARSADAAYEPYIKEIHFRSINDAVNNPFGGVELKHSGFLKVSTFLECATEQLLNEDGFNLIQEKFDEKLLKITETGTEYKGKSASKIIFCEGVQSNKSKFFDWLPFKPVKGDILTIEADIKTSLIINRGIFVIQIDKNRFKVGSTYNNYDLTIEPSQEGRATLEQKLKELISVNYKVVDHIAGIRPATKDRKPIIGMHPNYENVGIFNGLGTKGVSLAPYFANQFALHLVNQSALDKEVAIERYYALFNDDNN, from the coding sequence TTGAATAAGGATTTTGACTTTATTATTGTAGGAAAAGGTTTGGCAGGAATAACTCTTGCACATCACCTAGTTAAGCTTGGCAAAAGTGTATTGCTGTTTGATGATAAAGACGGACAATCATCATCAAGAGTGGCTGCCGGACTTTATAATCCGGTAACTGGCCGTAAAATGGTAAAAACATGGAAGGCTGATCAATTATTTTCTTATTTGGAATCGTACTATCTGGAAGTTCAGAAATTGTCTGAAGAGGAATTTTTTATTCCGAGAGCCATTTACAGGCCATTTTTATCGACAGAAGAGCAAAATGAGTGGTCGGCAAGATCGGCAGATGCGGCCTACGAACCGTACATAAAAGAGATACACTTTCGCAGTATTAATGATGCGGTTAATAATCCATTTGGAGGTGTAGAGTTGAAACATTCCGGGTTTCTGAAGGTCTCAACATTTTTGGAATGTGCAACAGAACAACTATTGAATGAAGATGGATTTAATTTAATTCAGGAGAAGTTTGATGAAAAACTTCTGAAAATAACTGAGACAGGGACTGAATACAAAGGAAAATCGGCCTCAAAAATTATTTTTTGTGAGGGTGTGCAAAGCAATAAAAGTAAGTTTTTTGACTGGCTCCCTTTTAAACCTGTAAAAGGAGATATACTTACTATTGAAGCTGACATAAAAACTAGTTTGATAATTAATAGGGGGATATTTGTAATACAAATTGATAAAAACCGTTTTAAAGTGGGATCAACTTATAATAACTACGATTTAACAATTGAGCCTTCGCAAGAAGGAAGAGCCACACTGGAACAAAAACTAAAGGAACTAATTAGCGTTAATTATAAAGTTGTTGATCATATTGCAGGAATAAGGCCGGCAACAAAAGATAGAAAACCTATTATTGGAATGCATCCAAATTATGAAAATGTAGGTATATTTAATGGTCTAGGAACTAAAGGAGTATCATTAGCTCCTTATTTTGCGAATCAATTTGCACTTCATTTGGTTAATCAATCAGCGCTTGATAAAGAAGTAGCTATTGAGAGGTATTACGCCTTATTTAATGATGATAACAATTAA
- a CDS encoding MBL fold metallo-hydrolase, whose product MIQVQSFTFNPFLENTYVLYDETKEAIVIDPGCYENYEKEQLNSFIEEQNLNVKRLINTHCHIDHVFGNEYVKNKYGVKLEVHEADVATLRAVKAYAPSYGFQHFEESEVDLSLKEGDIVKFGNSELDVLFVPGHAPGHIALHSKADNICINGDVLFRESIGRTDLPGGDFDTLIKSIHDKLFALPDETVVYCGHGPETTIGHEKQYNPFCALRN is encoded by the coding sequence ATGATTCAGGTACAGTCTTTTACATTCAACCCATTTTTAGAAAATACTTATGTGCTTTACGATGAGACCAAAGAAGCTATAGTTATTGATCCGGGATGTTATGAGAATTATGAAAAAGAGCAGCTTAATTCCTTTATTGAAGAGCAAAATCTCAACGTCAAGCGACTGATTAATACTCATTGCCATATAGATCATGTATTTGGGAATGAATATGTGAAGAATAAGTACGGTGTCAAGCTAGAAGTTCATGAAGCGGATGTTGCAACTCTCCGTGCGGTTAAGGCCTATGCACCTAGCTATGGATTTCAACACTTTGAAGAATCAGAAGTAGACTTAAGCCTTAAAGAAGGTGATATTGTAAAGTTTGGAAATAGCGAATTAGATGTACTATTTGTTCCCGGACATGCTCCAGGACACATTGCTCTTCATAGTAAAGCAGATAATATTTGTATTAATGGCGATGTGCTTTTCAGAGAAAGTATTGGACGAACAGATTTGCCTGGTGGAGACTTTGACACGCTCATTAAGAGTATACATGACAAACTCTTTGCATTGCCAGATGAGACTGTAGTATATTGTGGCCACGGCCCAGAAACTACAATTGGTCATGAGAAACAATATAACCCTTTTTGTGCTCTTAGAAACTAA
- the pssA gene encoding CDP-diacylglycerol--serine O-phosphatidyltransferase, which translates to MIKHIPNLITCSNLLCGCLGIVFAFQGNLEWSVYSIWAAMVFDFLDGFTARMLKVSSDIGKQLDSLADMVTFGLLPAVFLFHLFSDDAGYLAYLSFLVAVFSAFRLAKFNVDDSQSDSFVGMPTPANALFISSLLFVFQIYPELKSDELLAVFSVMCSFWLIMPVRLLALKFSGFDFKLNLFRYLLILTSIVLFIIFGRMSFPLIILSYLILSIVNNLTISNNIIGK; encoded by the coding sequence ATGATTAAGCACATCCCAAACCTCATTACCTGCTCTAACCTACTTTGTGGTTGTTTAGGAATAGTATTCGCATTCCAAGGCAATTTGGAATGGAGTGTTTACAGCATTTGGGCTGCCATGGTTTTTGATTTTCTCGATGGCTTTACTGCCCGTATGTTAAAGGTAAGTTCTGATATTGGAAAACAACTTGATAGCCTAGCCGATATGGTAACTTTTGGACTTTTGCCCGCAGTTTTTCTTTTCCATTTATTTAGTGATGATGCAGGTTATCTAGCTTATTTGTCATTTTTAGTAGCTGTTTTTTCTGCCTTCAGGCTAGCAAAATTCAATGTAGATGATTCGCAGAGCGATTCGTTCGTAGGTATGCCAACACCTGCTAATGCACTATTCATATCATCGTTACTTTTTGTATTTCAGATATACCCCGAACTAAAATCGGATGAACTGCTAGCGGTTTTTTCTGTCATGTGTTCTTTTTGGCTGATAATGCCAGTGCGGTTGTTAGCATTAAAATTTTCAGGCTTTGATTTTAAACTGAACTTGTTCCGTTATCTACTGATCTTAACATCCATAGTATTATTCATTATTTTCGGGCGAATGTCTTTTCCTTTAATTATTCTTTCCTATTTAATTTTATCCATAGTTAACAACCTAACGATTTCTAATAATATCATTGGTAAGTAA